A stretch of Canis lupus familiaris isolate Mischka breed German Shepherd chromosome 11, alternate assembly UU_Cfam_GSD_1.0, whole genome shotgun sequence DNA encodes these proteins:
- the LOC119876792 gene encoding mitogen-activated protein kinase 14-like has translation MSQERPTFYRQELNKTIWEVPERYQNLSPVGSGAYGSVCAAFDTKTGLRVAVKKLSRPFQSIIHAKRTYRELRLLKHMKHENVIGLLDVFTPARSLEEFNDVYLVTHLMGADLNNIVKCQKLTDDHVQFLIYQILRGLKVYSSSFQSLRKGRGKKRKNLSYGKFRTLTESQIQS, from the coding sequence ATGTCTCAGGAGAGGCCCACGTTCTACCGGCAGGAGCTGAATAAGACAATCTGGGAGGTGCCCGAGCGTTACCAGAACCTGTCCCCGGTGGGCTCCGGCGCCTACGGCTCCGTGTGTGCTGCTTTTGACACAAAAACTGGGTTACGTGTGGCAGTCAAGAAGCTCTCCAGACCATTTCAGTCCATTATTCATGCCAAAAGGACCTACAGAGAACTGCGGTTACTGAAACatatgaaacatgaaaatgtgaTTGGTCTCTTGGATGTTTTTACACCTGCAAGGTCTCTGGAGGAATTCAATGATGTGTATCTGGTGACCCATCTTATGGGAGCAGATCTGAACAACATTGTGAAATGTCAGAAGCTTACGGATGACCATGTTCAGTTCCTTATCTACCAAATTCTCCGAGGTCTCAAGGTatattcttcctctttccaaagcttaagaaaaggaagaggaaaaaaaagaaaaaacctttcTTATGGAAAATTTCGAACACTCACAGAATCACAAATACAATCATAG